From one Humulus lupulus chromosome 8, drHumLupu1.1, whole genome shotgun sequence genomic stretch:
- the LOC133796725 gene encoding glyceraldehyde-3-phosphate dehydrogenase GAPCP2, chloroplastic-like — MVKLINSLLFQCLAHIGFGRIGRLVLRVAIFRDDIDVVVVNDPFIDAKYMAYMFKYDSTHGLFKGSIKVVDDSTLEINGKQIKVVSKRDPAEIPWGDYGAEYVVESSGVFTTIDKALAHKKGGAKKVVLSAPSADAPMFVVKVNEQTYKPNMDIVSNASCTTNCLAPLAKAVHEEFGILEGLMTTVHATTATQKTVDGPSMKDWKGGRGAGQNIIPSSTGAAKAVGKVLP; from the exons ATGGTAAAGTTGATTAATTCCTTACTTTTTCAATGCTTGGCTCATATAGGTTTTGGTCGGATTGGAAGATTGGTTTTACGAGTAGCAATATTCAGGGATGACATTGACGTGGTGGTAGTGAATGATCCTTTTATTGATGCTAAATACATG GCCTACATGTTTAAATATGACTCTACTCATGGATTATTCAAAGGAAGCATTAAGGTTGTAGATGATTCAACCTTAGAAATCAATGGGAAGCAGATTAAGGTTGTGAGTAAAAG GGACCCTGCTGAGATTCCTTGGGGTGATTATGGAGCTGAGTATGTTGTTGAATCTTCCGGTGTTTTCACAACAATTGACAAAGCTTTAGCACATAAGAAG GGTGGAGCCAAGAAAGTAGTTTTATCAGCTCCATCAGCTGATGCTCCCATGTTTGTGGTTAAAGTAAATGAGCAGACATACAAGCCAAACATGGACATTGTTTCAAATGCAAGTTGTACTACCAACTGTCTTGCTCCTCTTGCTAAG GCTGTTCATGAGGAATTTGGTATTCTTGAAGGTTTAATGACAACTGTTCATGCAACTACAG CAACACAGAAGACTGTTGATGGCCCATCAATGAAGGATTGGAAAGGAGGTCGTGGAGCTGGACAAAATATCATTCCTAGTTCTACTGGTGCTGCAAAG GCTGTTGGAAAGGTTCTCCCATAA